A single region of the Pseudorhodoplanes sp. genome encodes:
- a CDS encoding Fur family transcriptional regulator, whose protein sequence is MTQQRTVVFSTPIEPSPALRVSDHRRTDLNGCPWHDVKSMLRDVGLRPTRQRMSLGWILFAKGDRHVTAEMLYEEATKAKVPVSLATVYNTLHQFTEVGLLRQVAVDGSKTYFDTNVSDHHHFFVEGENELVDIAGPDVVVDKTPIAPDGYEVARIDVVVRLRKIRSQPR, encoded by the coding sequence ATGACCCAGCAGCGTACCGTCGTCTTCTCAACCCCGATCGAGCCATCGCCCGCACTGCGTGTGAGCGATCACCGCAGGACCGATCTGAATGGCTGCCCTTGGCATGACGTCAAATCGATGTTGCGCGATGTCGGTTTGCGCCCGACCCGTCAGCGCATGTCGCTCGGCTGGATCCTGTTCGCCAAAGGCGACCGGCATGTGACCGCTGAAATGCTGTATGAGGAGGCGACCAAGGCCAAGGTGCCGGTGTCGCTCGCGACCGTCTACAACACCCTGCATCAGTTCACCGAAGTCGGTCTGCTGCGCCAGGTCGCGGTCGACGGCTCGAAAACCTATTTCGACACCAATGTTTCGGACCATCACCACTTCTTCGTCGAGGGCGAAAACGAGCTCGTCGATATCGCCGGCCCGGACGTCGTGGTCGACAAGACGCCGATCGCGCCCGACGGCTACGAGGTGGCCCGCATCGACGTGGTGGTGCGCCTGCGCAAGATCAGGTCGCAGCCCCGCTAG
- the fabA gene encoding 3-hydroxyacyl-[acyl-carrier-protein] dehydratase FabA, with the protein MQSRRNTYEFEDLLACGRGELFEGGPQLPLPPMLMFDRITEISETGGEHGKGLIRAELDIKPDLWFFPCHFKGDPVMPGCLGLDALWQLVGFFLGWLGSSGSGRALGLGELKFSGQVLPEMKKVIYGLEIKRIMRSKLVLGIADGWLSADGNVIYRASDLKVGLFKQGAAMAPAS; encoded by the coding sequence ATGCAGAGCCGGCGAAATACATACGAATTTGAGGATCTTCTGGCCTGCGGACGGGGTGAATTGTTCGAAGGCGGCCCGCAACTGCCGCTGCCCCCCATGCTGATGTTCGACCGGATCACCGAGATTTCCGAGACCGGCGGCGAGCACGGCAAAGGCCTGATCCGCGCTGAGCTCGATATCAAACCGGACCTCTGGTTTTTCCCCTGTCATTTCAAGGGCGACCCGGTGATGCCAGGCTGCCTCGGCCTCGACGCCCTCTGGCAACTCGTCGGGTTTTTTCTCGGCTGGCTCGGATCGTCCGGCAGTGGCCGCGCGCTCGGCCTGGGTGAATTGAAATTTTCCGGGCAGGTGTTGCCGGAAATGAAAAAGGTCATCTACGGCCTCGAGATCAAGCGCATCATGCGCTCGAAGCTGGTGCTCGGCATCGCCGACGGCTGGCTGTCGGCGGACGGAAACGTTATCTATCGCGCCAGCGATTTGAAGGTCGGCCTGTTCAAGCAAGGTGCGGCCATGGCGCCGGCCTCCTGA
- a CDS encoding SH3 domain-containing protein produces MFDMVISTQNARLNRLIAAALVAGAWLVAAVPAGAAGETAHGSVSGLPVPRYVSLKSDRVNVRTGPTKDHDVAWVFTRSGLPVEITAEFENWRRIRDSEGAEGWVYHSLLSGRRTAVVTQRSKDDLVPLNESPETTGAVSARLQSGVVASVKRCTGSWCRITGDGFDGWIPQERLWGVYPNEKID; encoded by the coding sequence ATGTTCGATATGGTCATATCAACCCAAAACGCCCGACTGAACAGGCTGATCGCTGCGGCTTTGGTCGCGGGCGCCTGGCTTGTGGCGGCCGTGCCGGCCGGTGCGGCCGGCGAGACCGCGCATGGCTCGGTCAGCGGGCTGCCGGTGCCGCGTTATGTCAGCCTCAAGTCGGATCGCGTGAATGTGCGCACCGGCCCGACCAAGGATCACGACGTCGCCTGGGTGTTCACCCGGTCCGGGCTACCGGTCGAAATCACGGCGGAATTCGAGAATTGGCGGCGTATCCGCGACTCCGAAGGCGCTGAAGGCTGGGTCTATCATTCGCTGCTGTCCGGCCGCCGCACGGCGGTTGTGACCCAGCGCAGCAAGGATGACCTGGTGCCGCTGAACGAAAGCCCGGAAACAACCGGCGCGGTCAGTGCGCGGCTGCAATCGGGCGTGGTCGCCTCGGTCAAGCGCTGCACCGGTTCCTGGTGCCGGATTACGGGAGACGGCTTTGACGGCTGGATTCCGCAGGAACGCCTGTGGGGCGTCTATCCCAACGAGAAAATCGACTGA
- a CDS encoding D-glycerate dehydrogenase → MPKSKKPLVVVTRKLPDSVETRMRELFDTRLNLDDRPMTQAELVAAVKTADVLVPTVTDRIDASVLSQSGENLKLIANFGNGVDHIDVTTALQRGITVTNTPGVLTEDTADMTMALVLAVPRRLAEGAQVLTGENEWSGWSPTWMLGHRIWGKRLGIVGMGRIGQAVARRARAFGLQIHYHNRRRVPAKIEEELNATYWESLDQMLARVDIVSVNCPHTPATYHLLSARRLALMRPEAYIVNTARGEVIDENALIRLIDSGKIAGAGLDVFEHEPALNPRLAKLAREGKVVLLPHMGSATVEGRIDMGEKVIINIKTFMDGHKPPDRVLPSML, encoded by the coding sequence ATGCCCAAAAGCAAGAAACCGTTGGTCGTCGTGACGCGCAAATTGCCCGACAGCGTCGAAACCCGCATGCGGGAATTGTTCGACACCCGGCTCAATCTGGACGACAGGCCGATGACGCAGGCCGAACTCGTTGCCGCGGTCAAAACCGCCGACGTGCTGGTGCCGACCGTCACCGACCGCATCGATGCATCTGTGCTCAGCCAGTCGGGCGAGAATCTCAAGCTGATCGCCAATTTCGGCAATGGCGTCGACCACATCGACGTCACCACCGCCCTGCAGCGCGGCATCACCGTGACCAACACGCCGGGCGTGCTCACCGAAGATACCGCCGACATGACCATGGCGCTGGTCCTCGCCGTGCCGCGCCGGCTCGCCGAAGGCGCGCAGGTGCTCACCGGCGAGAACGAGTGGAGCGGCTGGTCGCCGACCTGGATGCTCGGACATCGCATCTGGGGCAAGCGGCTCGGCATCGTCGGCATGGGCCGCATCGGCCAGGCGGTGGCGAGGCGCGCCCGCGCCTTCGGATTGCAGATCCATTATCACAACCGCCGGCGCGTGCCGGCGAAGATCGAAGAAGAGCTGAACGCCACCTACTGGGAAAGTCTCGACCAGATGCTGGCGCGTGTCGACATCGTGTCGGTGAATTGCCCGCACACGCCAGCAACCTATCATCTCTTGTCGGCGCGTCGGCTCGCGCTGATGCGGCCCGAGGCCTATATCGTCAATACCGCGCGCGGCGAGGTGATCGACGAGAATGCCCTGATCCGGCTGATCGATTCCGGCAAGATCGCCGGTGCCGGTCTCGACGTGTTCGAGCACGAACCGGCGCTCAATCCGCGTCTCGCCAAGCTCGCGCGCGAAGGCAAAGTGGTGCTGCTGCCGCATATGGGCTCGGCGACGGTCGAAGGCCGTATCGACATGGGCGAGAAGGTCATCATCAACATCAAGACTTTCATGGATGGGCACAAGCCGCCGGATCGCGTGCTGCCGAGCATGTTGTGA
- the fabB gene encoding beta-ketoacyl-ACP synthase I, with amino-acid sequence MRRVVVTGMGIVSSIGNNTQEVLASLREAKSGITRSEEFVSHGFKCQVAGAPTLDPEGAVDRRAMRFLGEGAAWNHVAMEQAIRDSGVEESDISNERTGIIMGSGGPSTSVIVEAADITREKGSPKRVGPFAVPKAMSSTASATLATWFKIKGVNYSISSACATSNHCIGNAAEMIQWGKQDMMFAGGCEELHWTLSNLFDAMGAMSSKYNDTPEKASRAYDRDRDGFVIAGGAGVLVLEELEHAKARGAKIYAEVAGYGATSDGHDMVAPSGEGALRCMKMALETVKISVDYINPHATSTPVGDIKEIEAIRGMFGDKCPPISATKSLSGHSLGAAGVQEAIYSLLMMQNGFICESANIENMDPAFADLPIIRERQDNAKLACVLSNSFGFGGTNASVVFKQLDA; translated from the coding sequence ATGAGACGGGTTGTGGTGACCGGGATGGGCATCGTCTCATCCATCGGCAATAACACGCAGGAAGTGCTCGCGAGTCTGCGCGAGGCCAAGTCCGGCATTACGCGTTCGGAAGAATTCGTCTCGCATGGCTTCAAGTGCCAGGTCGCCGGTGCGCCGACGCTTGATCCGGAAGGAGCGGTCGATCGCCGCGCGATGCGTTTCCTCGGCGAAGGCGCCGCCTGGAATCACGTTGCCATGGAGCAGGCGATCCGCGACTCGGGCGTTGAGGAAAGCGATATCTCCAACGAGCGCACCGGGATCATCATGGGTTCGGGCGGTCCCTCAACCAGCGTCATTGTCGAAGCCGCCGACATCACGCGCGAGAAAGGCTCCCCCAAGCGCGTCGGCCCGTTCGCCGTTCCGAAAGCGATGTCGTCGACGGCGTCGGCGACGCTCGCCACCTGGTTCAAGATCAAGGGCGTGAATTATTCGATCTCCTCCGCCTGTGCGACATCCAACCACTGCATCGGCAACGCCGCAGAAATGATCCAGTGGGGCAAGCAGGACATGATGTTTGCCGGCGGCTGTGAGGAGCTGCACTGGACGCTCTCCAATCTGTTCGACGCGATGGGCGCGATGTCGTCGAAATACAACGATACGCCCGAGAAAGCGTCTCGCGCCTATGACAGGGATCGCGACGGCTTCGTTATTGCGGGCGGCGCCGGCGTACTCGTGCTGGAAGAGCTGGAGCATGCGAAGGCGCGTGGCGCGAAAATCTACGCCGAAGTTGCGGGGTATGGCGCGACATCCGACGGCCACGACATGGTGGCGCCTTCGGGCGAGGGTGCGCTGCGCTGCATGAAGATGGCGCTTGAGACTGTGAAAATTTCTGTCGATTACATCAATCCGCATGCCACCTCGACCCCGGTCGGCGACATCAAGGAAATCGAGGCCATTCGCGGCATGTTCGGCGACAAGTGTCCGCCAATTTCGGCGACCAAGTCGCTGTCCGGTCATTCGCTGGGGGCCGCCGGCGTGCAGGAAGCGATCTACTCGCTGCTGATGATGCAGAACGGCTTCATCTGCGAAAGCGCGAATATCGAGAATATGGATCCCGCGTTCGCCGACCTGCCGATCATCCGCGAACGGCAGGACAACGCGAAGCTAGCTTGCGTGCTGTCGAATTCCTTCGGCTTCGGCGGCACCAATGCATCGGTGGTGTTCAAGCAACTGGACGCATGA
- the fabI gene encoding enoyl-ACP reductase FabI, whose product MTKLMQGKRGLIMGVANDHSIAWGIAQALAQHGAELAFTYQGEALQKRVKPLAESVNSSFLMPCDVENIGTVDAVFGEIKKQWGTLDFYVHAIGFSDKSELKGRYADTSRENFIRSMVISCFSFTESAKRAAELMPNGGAMLTLTYNGGDRAMPNYNVMGPAKAALESSVRYLAVDYGRQNIRVNAISAGPIRTLAGAGIHDARYMFAFQQKYSPLGRGVTLEELGGAGLYLLSNLSGGVTGEIHFVDSGYNVIAMPQPDALREAGGKTE is encoded by the coding sequence ATGACCAAACTGATGCAGGGCAAGCGCGGGCTCATCATGGGCGTCGCCAACGATCATTCGATTGCGTGGGGAATCGCGCAGGCGCTGGCGCAGCATGGCGCGGAACTGGCTTTCACCTATCAGGGCGAGGCGCTGCAGAAACGGGTGAAGCCGCTGGCGGAATCGGTGAATTCTTCGTTCCTGATGCCGTGCGATGTTGAGAATATCGGCACGGTCGATGCCGTCTTCGGCGAAATCAAGAAGCAATGGGGCACGCTTGATTTCTACGTGCACGCCATCGGCTTCTCCGACAAGAGCGAGCTGAAGGGCCGCTATGCCGACACCAGCCGCGAGAATTTCATCCGCTCGATGGTGATCTCCTGCTTTTCCTTCACCGAATCCGCAAAGCGGGCGGCGGAACTGATGCCGAACGGCGGCGCCATGCTGACGCTCACCTATAACGGCGGCGACCGTGCCATGCCGAATTACAATGTCATGGGACCGGCCAAGGCGGCGCTGGAATCCTCAGTGCGCTATCTCGCCGTCGATTACGGCCGGCAGAATATCCGGGTGAATGCGATTTCCGCCGGTCCGATCCGCACGCTGGCGGGCGCGGGCATTCACGATGCGCGGTACATGTTTGCTTTCCAGCAGAAATATTCGCCGCTCGGCCGCGGCGTGACGTTGGAAGAGCTCGGCGGCGCGGGGCTTTATCTGCTTTCAAATCTGTCCGGCGGCGTCACCGGCGAAATCCATTTTGTCGATTCGGGCTACAACGTCATCGCCATGCCGCAGCCGGATGCGCTGCGGGAGGCCGGTGGAAAGACGGAGTAA